TTGAATGATAAAGCCAGTATACTGTTTTTTTTAACAGATTGAGAATGATTTCCGTGCTTTTCTTGAACAGAAGGATCCTGGCTTGGGGCAGAATTATCCTGGCTTTCCATCCAGGCGGGGCCGTATCAAAACGGGAATATATTGAAAGCATAAAAGACCAAAGGCCAAGCTCCAAAAAATTCCGGCTGCCAGTACCCAATCAGTGCTTTGATTGGGAAGCCAGGCAGGCAAAATTCTCAGCAATGCTGCCAGATTGACACAGAGATAACCTGAGACAATGGCCTTTGAAGCTTGAATCGGGCGCCCGGTATGCCCCAATGAAACACGTGAAACCATGGCATAGATCATCACCCCGATTGCACCCACTGTCCAGGCATGGGTCGCGCTGCTGGTAGGGAGCAGCCCAAGCTGACTGAAAGCTTGAAAGAAAAAGCCCACAATCAGCCAAAAATAACCGATGAACAAAATACTCAAGATCGGGATTTTTCTGGTTTGCCAGGGGTTCCAAACGATCCAGCGCAGGAGATGCAAGCTTCCTGCCGAGAGTGCAAGAATAGCCAGGAAAATAGGCGCTATTGGCAGGATTTGTAAAACCGCATAGGCCAGAGTCAGGCCCAAAACCCAGCGATCTAAACCCTCCCAACGGCGTACCTGAGCTGAAGGAAGTGCTTTTTCTGTGAAAAAGGGCAGCACCCTGCCTGAAATGACGGTGATCATGGCGACGATAATGCCGATTGCGAAATGCAGCGCGGGAATCCCCAGACCCCTGGCGAGCCCTGCTGCATCCAAACAAGTGAGTAAATCTGCACCTGTCATCAGGCCCAAGAGCAGCCAAAATACGCGGTTTTTTCCTTTGAGGTTGGGCAATAGCAAATAGCTGAGGTCAACCCAAAAACAGAGTTCAGCAAGCAATGACAGGAGCGGTGATTGTTTACTCAGAATCAAAATTCTGGCCAGCAGCCAGAAAAAAATCAAGCTTTGCAATTTGAAGCCTGAGGTGCCCTTGTTTCCACTCCAATTGGCACTGGCGGTGAGTAAAAAACCTGCAATAATTGCGCCAGAGAAACCAAAAACCATTTCATGGCCATGCCAGAGGGTGGGGGGCCAAGCGCTGAGCGGTTGGATCAGACCTGAGATTTGGAATATCCAGAGACTCATGAGCAGCAGTGCTGCGCCCATGCCTGCAAGAAAAAGGGGGCGGAATCCAAGGCCCCACAGGCCATAATGCTCAAGAATTTTGGGGCTTTCCTGCTGTTTTAATTTTATATTTAAGTCCATTGCTTATCCGACTTTCGAATCATTGTTTATATGAATTTTAAGCTTTAAATAGATTTTGAAGATTGCGCCAGCGCAAAGAAGCTTGGGTGGATACTCTGAGATAATAAGCCTATTCCGATGTATGAAAAATTTCAGAAATAAAATATGATGCATGCCTGATTCCCGTTTGTTTGCAACTGGCTTAAAACTGCTCTTTGGATTAGGGGGAGTAACCCTATTGCTGGGGTTGATTTCAGGTTTTTTGAGGTTGGAATGGTTTGCCTTTGCCGGTGCTGAGCGCCTTCAATACCATGGGGTTTGGATGATTTGTGGATTTTTGGGTACTTTGATTGGCCTTGAAAGAGCCATTCACTCTGAATTTAAAGCTGCTGTTCTCATACCGCTTTTGGCGGTATTGGGATCCGCACTGCTTATTTTTCAATCCCCATTTACAGCGGCTCTTATGTATGGGCTTTCCTGTCTCATGCATCTTGTGATTTATTGTCAGAAACAAAAATACTTTTTTCCTTCCAGTTTACTCAATCTCTTGGCGCTTTTGGCTTGGGCTGGGGGGATTATCTTGTGGCTGTCAGGCAGATCCTTTCGCTTGATTGGGATCATTTGGGTGCTCTTTCCCCTTTTGACGATTCTTCCCGAACGTTGGAACTTTCAAACCAAGCAAAAGTCCTGGTCTGACGTGATCTTTTTAAGCTTTGCTCTGAACCTTGGCCTTTTCTGGCCTTTACTTCTGTTTTTCCCAGACTTGATTTTGCGTCTGCAAGGTCTAAGTCTCTGTGGTTTGGGGATCTGTTTGTGGCTGAAGGATGCAGATTTGAAATCTAGTAAACAGAATTCCTGGAACATCTACTTTGCTCTCAATTTGAGCTTTGCCTATTTTTGGTTGATTTTCAGCGGTTTTGTCTTGGTTTCTCAAGGCGCTTATCTGCTTCAAAATGCCAGTTTTGATGGTTATTTACATGGGATTTTTTTGGGTTTTGTAATGGGCATGATCTTTTCACATTTCCCGAAAGTAATACGTTTAATTTTGAACCAGGAGTTTTCATTTCATCCAATTTTCTATTTGCCCTGGAGTTTGCTCCAGTTGGGGCTTTTGCTGCGTTTTAGTCTGATCTTTCAGACTGAAATTGTCTTTTGGAAATGGGGGGGAAGCATCAATCTCTTGGCAATTGTTTTATTTTTCGGCTTGGTTATTGCAAAATTGGGCTTGGATCGTTTTTCATCCCTGAAAGGGGAGGAAATCGGTGTTGAGTGAGGAGTATCTGTCTTCAGAATGGGATTGGGCCTGTTTTTGGCGCTCAATACAGGCCTGGCTGATCAATCTTCCTTCAGACTCTCCCAGATTGGAGCAGGAAGGAACGGTCTATCTCAAGGATTTATCTCCCCGGCTTGAAGGCTTGCTTCGACTCTTGACTGGTGAGGCTTTGTGTTTGATCGGGGTTGCCGACGAGGGGGGCTGGTGTGAACCTGCTTGTTTTTTGCCCTCTCAGTTTAGCCAAGGTAAAACCCTGCTTCAAAATCTTCAATTTTATTTGTATCGAATCCTCTATCTCTCTGTCCAGCGAGATTTAAATCTGAATTGGCAGGTGAATGGCAATTTTCAGGTGAGCACCTCGAGAATCTGTGCGCGCAATTTCTCTTCACAGGTATTAGCTCAAATTTATCTGCGCTTTCCAGGTTCTGAACTCTGGATTCCGCAGCTCTTGCAAACTTTTCGTCAGCGAGCCCTCTTTGAACACGAGCTTGCCTATTTGTGGGGACGCTGGATTTCTCCTGCAAAAACGAAGCTCAGCAAGACACAATCCAGGCGTGAAGCTTCAATGCGATTTTCACCCTCCGAACTTTATCATTTTCGCTTAAAAAGTGCCCATGAGGTGCATTTTTTCTATACACATTATTTAAATTAGTTTGCAAAATTAATTTCATAAATTGATCAAGATCAAGTTTAGTTCCTCAGTTTATTGTTCCAGCTCAAATAACTATTGATCAATTCCTTATATTCTTAAATGTACAGAATCAAAGGAAATCGAGGAATCCACTATGAAACGAAGCTATAAATTGAGTCTCTTCATCGCCAGTCTTGGACTGGTGAGTGCGTTTTTACTGGGGTGCCCAGCTTCTCAGACCTCTGAAAATAAAACTGAAACCACGACCAGCGCTGCACCTGCCGATGTGCCTCTTGCCGAAGCGGGGGCAGATGGCAAAGGCATTGGGCCTGTCAAAACAGTTGAATTGACGGCTTTGGATACTGCGCTGGTGGCAGAAGGTCAGAAAACGTTTGAGTCGAAATGCGCGTCCTGTCATAAATTTGAAGCCAAATATGTGGGGCCAGCCTTGAAAGGAGTCACTGAAAGACGCAAGCCAGAATGGATCATGAATATGATCCTGAATTCAACCGAAATGGTTCAAAAAGATCCTGAAGCCAAAAAGCTGTTTGCGACCTTTATGATGGCCATGCCCAACCAGAATATGGACGAAAAATCAGCTCGCGCTGTCTTGGAATATTTCCGCAGTATGGATGAAAAGAAATAAGCATTGAGGAGAAAATTATGAAAAGTACGCGAAAATTATTGAAACCTTTGTCCCTAACGCTGACCACTGCTCTGGTCATTGTGGTGGGCTGTGTAACAGGACAAAAGCAGTCCGAAAAACCAGCAGCTGGATTAACTTCCAGTTCAGATGCGGCTGCGAAAGTCTATGTGGAACCGGGGAAACATGACGAGCTGTATGCCTTTATGTCAGGGGGCTTCAGCGGACAAGTCGGTGTCTATGGCTTGCCCTCAGGACGCTTGCTCAAAGTGATTCCTGTGTTTTCACAAAACCCTGAAAATGGCTATGGCTATTCAGAAGAAAGTAAACCCCTGCTTACGACAACCCATGGCTTTATTCCCTGGGGCGATGCGCATCACCCCAAGCTTTCGCAAACAGCGGGAGAACAGGATGGCCGCTGGTTGTTTATCAACGAAAACAATACTCCACGTGTGGCCCGTATTGATCTTTCAACC
This DNA window, taken from bacterium (Candidatus Blackallbacteria) CG13_big_fil_rev_8_21_14_2_50_49_14, encodes the following:
- a CDS encoding NnrS family protein, producing the protein MDLNIKLKQQESPKILEHYGLWGLGFRPLFLAGMGAALLLMSLWIFQISGLIQPLSAWPPTLWHGHEMVFGFSGAIIAGFLLTASANWSGNKGTSGFKLQSLIFFWLLARILILSKQSPLLSLLAELCFWVDLSYLLLPNLKGKNRVFWLLLGLMTGADLLTCLDAAGLARGLGIPALHFAIGIIVAMITVISGRVLPFFTEKALPSAQVRRWEGLDRWVLGLTLAYAVLQILPIAPIFLAILALSAGSLHLLRWIVWNPWQTRKIPILSILFIGYFWLIVGFFFQAFSQLGLLPTSSATHAWTVGAIGVMIYAMVSRVSLGHTGRPIQASKAIVSGYLCVNLAALLRILPAWLPNQSTDWVLAAGIFWSLAFGLLCFQYIPVLIRPRLDGKPG
- a CDS encoding cytochrome C; protein product: MKRSYKLSLFIASLGLVSAFLLGCPASQTSENKTETTTSAAPADVPLAEAGADGKGIGPVKTVELTALDTALVAEGQKTFESKCASCHKFEAKYVGPALKGVTERRKPEWIMNMILNSTEMVQKDPEAKKLFATFMMAMPNQNMDEKSARAVLEYFRSMDEKK